From Macaca mulatta isolate MMU2019108-1 chromosome 3, T2T-MMU8v2.0, whole genome shotgun sequence, the proteins below share one genomic window:
- the UPK3BL2 gene encoding uroplakin-3b-like protein 2, whose amino-acid sequence MDNSWRLGPAMGLSAGQSQLLMSLLLLLTHVQPGTGIAAPEHINYVPQLSNDTLAGRLTQSTFTLEQPLGQFHSHNISDSDTIWLVVALSNATQSFTAPRSNQDVPAPANFSQRGYYLTLRANRGLYLGGQARGQLRVLRVGNDTHCQPTKIGCNHPLPGPGPYRVKFLVMNDEGPVAETKWSSDTRLQQAQALQAVPGPQSPGTVVIIAILSILLAVLLTALLAVLIYTCFNSCRSTSLSGPEERGSVRRYTTHHTFSTPAEGAS is encoded by the exons ATGGACAACAGCTGGAGGCTTGGCCCGGCCATGGGGCTCTCTGCGGGACAGTCCCAGCTGCTAATGTCGCTGTTGCTGCTACTGACCCATGTCCAGCCTGGGACAGGCATAG CTGCCCCAGAGCACATCAACTATGTGCCCCAGCTCTCAAACGACACCCTGGCGGGGAGGCTCACCCAGTCCACCTTCACGCTGGAGCAGCCTCTGGGCCAGTTCCACAGCCACAACATCTCTGACTCGGATACCATCTGGCTGGTGGTGgccctcagcaatg CCACCCAGAGCTTCACGGCCCCACGGTCAAACCAGGACGTCCCGGCTCCTGCCAACTTCTCCCAGAGGGGCTACTATCTCACACTGAGGGCCAACCGGGGGCTGTACCTGGGTGGCCAGGCCAGAGGCCAGCTCCGTGTCCTCCGCGTCGGCAATGATACCCACTGCCAACCAACAAAAATTGGCTGCAACCATCCCCTCCCGGGACCCGGCCCCTACAG GGTGAAGTTCCTGGTGATGAATGACGAAGGACCCGTGGCTGAGACAAAGTGGTCCAGCGACACTCGCCTGCAGCAAG CCCAGGCACTTCAGGCTGTCCCCGGCCCCCAGAGCCCAGGCACCGTGGTCATCATTGCCATCCTGTCTATCCTCCTGGCAGTCCTCCTTACAGCCCTCCTGGCTGTGCTCATATACACCTG CTTCAACAGCTGCAGGAGCACTTCGCTATCAGGCccagaggagagagggagtgtGAGAAGATACACCACGCACCACACGTTCAGCACTCCTGCTGAGGGGGCTTCCTGA